One Streptomyces sp. B21-105 genomic region harbors:
- a CDS encoding tyrosinase family oxidase copper chaperone, whose product MAVSVDAVPVTAPPAGPARPAAPRRTRRRDLLRGLLGASAALAIVPVVTATRSRTRADGGPADTSFEETYRGRRILGLLTTAGAAGAGHAEWAITVDGRPLHLMRRADGTWLSMVDHYRSYATPLEAARAAVDELGPGQRLREAGPAHHDDTHMGGHHGLHP is encoded by the coding sequence ATGGCCGTCAGCGTCGACGCAGTACCCGTGACCGCGCCGCCGGCAGGCCCGGCAAGACCCGCCGCACCGCGCCGCACACGACGACGCGACCTGCTGCGCGGGCTGCTCGGCGCCTCCGCCGCCCTCGCGATCGTCCCCGTCGTCACCGCCACCCGGTCGCGCACCCGGGCGGACGGCGGCCCCGCGGACACCTCCTTCGAGGAGACCTACCGGGGGCGGCGCATCCTGGGGCTCCTCACCACGGCCGGGGCCGCGGGCGCGGGCCACGCCGAGTGGGCGATCACGGTCGACGGTCGTCCGCTGCACCTCATGCGCCGGGCCGACGGCACCTGGCTGAGCATGGTCGACCACTACCGCTCGTACGCCACTCCGCTGGAGGCGGCCCGGGCCGCCGTCGACGAACTCGGCCCCGGACAGCGGCTGCGCGAGGCGGGCCCGGCACACCACGACGACACGCACATGGGGGGACACCATGGCCTACATCCGTAA
- a CDS encoding vitamin K epoxide reductase family protein, with amino-acid sequence MRSRPTRPPRQPEAVGGGRAFALLLVLAGAAGLLASWVITLDEFKLLKDPGFTPGCSLNPVVSCGSVMRSDQAEAFGFPNPILGLVAYGMVVCVGMSLLARAAFPRWYWLTFTAGCLFGVGFVSWLQFESLYRINALCLWCCLAWVATILAFWYAVSFDVRHGFLPVPAGVRTFFAEFTWVLPLLHIGTIGMLILTRWWSFWTG; translated from the coding sequence ATGAGGTCGCGGCCGACGAGGCCGCCGCGGCAGCCGGAAGCGGTGGGCGGCGGCCGCGCGTTCGCCCTGCTGCTGGTGCTGGCCGGCGCGGCGGGGCTGCTGGCGTCCTGGGTCATCACCCTCGACGAGTTCAAGCTGCTGAAGGACCCCGGGTTCACTCCGGGGTGCAGCCTGAACCCCGTCGTCTCCTGCGGCAGCGTCATGCGGAGCGACCAGGCCGAGGCGTTCGGGTTCCCCAACCCGATACTGGGCCTGGTGGCCTACGGCATGGTCGTGTGCGTCGGCATGAGCCTGCTCGCCCGGGCCGCCTTCCCGCGCTGGTACTGGCTGACCTTCACCGCCGGCTGCCTGTTCGGCGTGGGGTTCGTGTCGTGGCTGCAGTTCGAGTCGCTGTACCGGATCAACGCGCTGTGCCTGTGGTGCTGTCTGGCATGGGTCGCCACGATCCTCGCTTTCTGGTACGCCGTCTCGTTCGACGTACGACACGGGTTTCTGCCCGTTCCGGCCGGTGTGCGGACGTTCTTCGCCGAATTCACCTGGGTGCTGCCGCTGCTGCACATCGGGACCATCGGGATGCTGATCCTGACCCGGTGGTGGAGTTTCTGGACCGGCTGA
- a CDS encoding DUF5949 family protein, translated as MTSTPSATRPFRVTDLGTLVVMPWSGEAPDGSDMPYLLAYSLGDTAEGPEGTGLAIARLLSDNGVPVGGGVVDGTERPSLAFSLLVESGAAVLDMPGLNARCLPPREWLAAVEQRGYAYLVLTCRAWPEAIPGQAVTPEALGAFAGAEETLTAAAHIALPARRLRG; from the coding sequence GTGACCTCAACCCCCAGCGCGACCCGGCCCTTCCGCGTGACCGATCTCGGCACCCTCGTCGTGATGCCGTGGAGCGGCGAGGCTCCCGACGGCAGCGACATGCCCTACCTCCTCGCGTACTCCCTCGGCGACACCGCGGAGGGCCCCGAGGGGACGGGCCTGGCCATCGCGCGGCTGCTCAGCGACAACGGCGTGCCCGTCGGCGGCGGCGTCGTCGACGGCACCGAGCGGCCCAGCCTGGCGTTCAGCCTGCTGGTCGAGTCCGGCGCGGCCGTCCTGGACATGCCGGGACTCAACGCCCGGTGCCTGCCGCCGCGGGAGTGGCTCGCGGCCGTCGAACAGCGCGGCTACGCCTACCTCGTCCTCACCTGCCGCGCCTGGCCGGAGGCCATCCCGGGACAGGCCGTCACGCCCGAGGCGCTGGGCGCGTTCGCGGGCGCCGAGGAGACCCTGACGGCGGCGGCGCACATCGCCCTGCCCGCCCGCCGCCTGCGCGGCTGA
- a CDS encoding chaplin translates to MSRIAKGLALTSVAAAAVVGASGIATADSGANAVAAHSPGVLSGNVVQVPIHIPVNICGNTVNVIGLLNPAFGNTCVND, encoded by the coding sequence ATGTCGCGTATCGCGAAGGGCCTGGCCCTGACCTCCGTTGCCGCCGCGGCCGTCGTCGGCGCCTCCGGCATCGCCACCGCCGACAGTGGCGCGAACGCCGTCGCCGCGCACTCCCCGGGCGTGCTCTCCGGCAACGTCGTCCAGGTTCCGATCCACATCCCGGTCAACATCTGTGGCAACACGGTCAACGTGATCGGCCTGCTGAACCCGGCGTTCGGCAACACCTGCGTCAACGACTGA
- a CDS encoding DUF3344 domain-containing protein, which translates to MRNSLGPLLRRATVGVLALASIWAPSGARAAGAPPAPEAKSLAFQQRYHARQHGGIVRAANAAISCRAAPAVRAVPSCPSVRRGGAGVNNSFDMFYVDVDSDPNTYNSSRAEVRLPKGAQVTYARLYWGGNLRVGEQKPPKDNGRVLIAEPGGAYKAVLADTVVGHRVAQGADAFQASADVTRLVRRSGQGLYTVAQVNVAMGRSTTGAWGGWTLVVAYRDPKEPLRDLSVWDGFDTLGSAAGKEIRLRGLHIAPGAGGRAGLVAYDGDRGRSGDSLMLSTGGGQAVALTDPVNPSDDVLNSTISEPGEAPAARVPAYVNTLGYDSDVFDLRRGLRRGGDQLAVRLVSHRDAAWAGALFVAVDTRKK; encoded by the coding sequence ATGCGCAATTCCCTGGGTCCGCTGTTGCGCCGCGCGACGGTCGGCGTCCTCGCCCTCGCCTCGATCTGGGCGCCGTCCGGCGCCCGTGCGGCCGGCGCGCCGCCCGCCCCGGAGGCGAAGAGCCTCGCCTTCCAGCAGCGCTACCACGCCAGACAGCACGGCGGGATCGTCCGCGCGGCCAACGCGGCCATCAGCTGCCGGGCCGCTCCGGCGGTCCGCGCGGTGCCCTCCTGCCCCTCCGTCCGCCGGGGCGGGGCGGGCGTCAACAACAGCTTCGACATGTTCTACGTCGACGTCGACAGCGACCCGAACACCTACAACTCCTCCCGGGCGGAGGTCCGTCTGCCGAAGGGCGCACAGGTGACGTACGCGCGCCTGTACTGGGGCGGCAACCTGCGCGTGGGCGAGCAGAAGCCGCCCAAGGACAACGGGAGGGTGCTCATCGCCGAGCCCGGCGGGGCGTACAAGGCGGTGCTCGCCGACACGGTCGTCGGCCACCGGGTCGCCCAGGGCGCCGACGCCTTCCAGGCCTCCGCGGACGTCACCCGGCTGGTGCGTCGGAGCGGCCAGGGCCTCTACACGGTCGCCCAGGTGAACGTGGCCATGGGCCGTTCGACGACCGGGGCGTGGGGCGGCTGGACGCTGGTGGTGGCGTACCGCGACCCGAAGGAGCCGCTGCGCGATCTGTCGGTGTGGGACGGCTTCGACACCCTCGGCTCCGCCGCCGGCAAGGAGATCCGGCTGCGCGGGCTGCACATCGCGCCCGGCGCGGGCGGCCGGGCGGGGCTCGTGGCCTACGACGGCGACCGCGGCCGTTCGGGTGATTCGCTCATGCTGTCGACCGGTGGCGGGCAGGCCGTCGCGCTCACCGACCCGGTCAATCCATCTGACGATGTGTTGAACTCCACGATCAGCGAGCCGGGGGAGGCTCCGGCGGCGCGTGTACCGGCGTACGTCAACACGCTCGGCTACGACTCCGACGTGTTCGATCTCCGCAGGGGTTTGCGGCGCGGCGGTGACCAGCTGGCCGTCCGGCTCGTTTCCCACCGGGACGCGGCGTGGGCCGGGGCGCTCTTCGTAGCCGTCGACACACGGAAGAAGTAA
- a CDS encoding glycosyltransferase: MHQPEPDARTRVLHLTQPVDGGVARVVTDLARAQLAAGLHVTVACPAGALAGELRSLGARTEHWAATRSPGPSLPGEVRRLARLIAGVRPDLVHAHSAKAGLAGRLAVRGRIPTVFQPHAWSFEAVGGSTAALALTWERFGARWADRLVCVSAAERDAGRRAGIAGRWSVVPNGIDSGRFHPAPVDTVRASLLPGVGPAAPLVVCVGRLCRQKGQDVLLRAWDTIVRRTPAARLVLVGDGPDAARLRSHAPESVLFAGAVADAVPWYQAADLVVLPSRWEGMALAPLEAMACGRPVVVTDVNGARESLPAELVERCLAPAENPAALADAVCALLPDPLLRESLGHQGRRHVLATHDVRRTAEAVEGVYRELLTTIDGAPVAPTECRESIHS; this comes from the coding sequence ATGCACCAGCCAGAACCCGACGCCAGAACCCGGGTCCTGCACCTCACCCAGCCCGTGGACGGCGGGGTCGCCCGGGTCGTGACCGACCTGGCGCGGGCCCAGCTCGCGGCGGGTCTGCACGTCACCGTCGCCTGTCCGGCCGGCGCGCTCGCCGGGGAACTGCGCTCCCTGGGCGCGCGGACGGAGCACTGGGCGGCGACCCGGTCGCCGGGGCCCTCCCTCCCCGGCGAGGTGCGGCGGCTCGCACGCCTGATCGCCGGGGTACGCCCCGACCTCGTGCACGCGCACAGTGCGAAGGCGGGGCTGGCCGGCCGGCTCGCGGTGCGCGGCCGGATCCCGACCGTGTTCCAGCCGCACGCCTGGTCCTTCGAGGCCGTCGGGGGCTCCACCGCGGCGCTCGCCCTCACCTGGGAACGGTTCGGGGCGCGGTGGGCGGACCGGCTGGTGTGCGTGAGCGCGGCGGAACGCGACGCCGGCCGGCGTGCGGGGATCGCCGGGCGATGGAGCGTCGTCCCCAACGGCATCGACTCCGGGCGTTTCCATCCCGCCCCCGTCGACACCGTGCGTGCCTCGCTGCTGCCCGGCGTCGGCCCGGCGGCACCGCTGGTGGTGTGCGTGGGCCGGCTGTGCCGGCAGAAGGGGCAGGACGTACTCCTGCGGGCGTGGGACACGATCGTGCGCAGGACGCCCGCCGCCCGACTGGTGCTGGTCGGCGACGGTCCGGACGCGGCGCGGCTGCGGTCCCACGCACCGGAGTCGGTGCTGTTCGCCGGGGCCGTCGCCGACGCCGTGCCCTGGTACCAGGCGGCCGATCTGGTGGTGCTGCCCTCGCGCTGGGAGGGCATGGCGCTGGCCCCGCTGGAGGCGATGGCCTGCGGCAGACCCGTGGTGGTGACCGACGTGAACGGCGCCCGGGAGAGCCTGCCCGCCGAACTCGTCGAGCGCTGTCTGGCCCCCGCCGAGAACCCCGCGGCGCTCGCCGACGCGGTCTGCGCACTGCTGCCCGACCCGCTGCTGCGCGAGTCGCTCGGCCACCAGGGGCGCCGGCACGTCCTGGCCACGCACGACGTGCGGCGCACGGCCGAGGCGGTCGAGGGCGTGTACCGGGAGCTGCTCACGACCATCGACGGGGCGCCGGTCGCGCCCACCGAGTGCAGGGAGTCCATCCACTCGTGA
- a CDS encoding exopolysaccharide biosynthesis polyprenyl glycosylphosphotransferase, translated as MTAESTVPSPGAQAGYSPVSVIARRGSAAGFRFPVRRPPARPVSPLPLLLADGLAAFAGGLALTGAQRRPLLVALLVTATILLRPRRARPVAGVLDELPAVCGRIAVAWLALGALAAAWHPAHALSARTLVLGCAAQASVGCAARAVVHLRRRRALLRRPRAALVIGPAATAQRVAAAVLRHPRCGVRPVGIVAESPGGCEGLPVLTSGQEVQRALIQNGVRDVLCVHPGVRGVQGPLLRALAESGCTVWEVDADIPSYASREQLAGFSCRRLDMGARRRGSLGKRLLDVVVSGALLLLVSPLLLLCAAVLRLTDGPGVVFRQERIGKDGRPFTLLKFRTHRPVDEHESATRWSVAGEREMSRFCRFLRQTSLDELLQLWNVLRGDMSLVGPRPERPFFVGQFSQTYPGYAARHRMRAGITGLAQVQGLRGDTSIEDRARFDNAYIDNWSLWQDVCILLRTAAALVRPTGS; from the coding sequence GTGACTGCGGAAAGCACCGTCCCCTCTCCCGGCGCGCAGGCCGGATACTCGCCCGTCTCGGTCATCGCGCGGCGAGGAAGCGCGGCGGGATTCCGGTTCCCCGTCCGCCGGCCCCCGGCGCGGCCCGTGTCGCCGCTGCCGCTGCTGCTCGCCGACGGGCTCGCCGCGTTCGCGGGCGGGCTGGCCCTGACCGGGGCGCAGCGCCGCCCGTTACTGGTGGCCCTGCTGGTGACGGCGACGATACTGCTGCGCCCTCGGCGCGCGCGTCCGGTGGCGGGGGTGTTGGACGAACTGCCCGCCGTGTGCGGCCGGATCGCGGTGGCCTGGCTGGCGCTCGGCGCGCTCGCCGCGGCATGGCACCCGGCGCACGCGCTGTCGGCCCGCACCCTGGTCCTCGGCTGCGCGGCACAGGCCTCGGTCGGCTGCGCGGCCCGCGCGGTCGTGCATCTGCGCCGGCGCCGGGCGCTTCTGCGCCGGCCGCGCGCCGCACTCGTCATCGGCCCCGCCGCGACCGCGCAGCGGGTGGCCGCCGCGGTGCTGCGGCATCCCCGGTGCGGGGTCCGGCCGGTGGGGATCGTGGCCGAGAGCCCCGGCGGCTGCGAGGGGCTGCCGGTGCTGACCTCCGGTCAGGAGGTGCAGCGGGCCCTCATCCAGAACGGTGTGCGGGACGTGCTGTGCGTCCACCCCGGCGTGCGCGGTGTGCAGGGTCCGCTGCTGCGGGCGCTCGCCGAATCGGGCTGCACGGTGTGGGAGGTCGACGCCGACATCCCGTCGTACGCGAGCCGCGAGCAGTTGGCCGGGTTCTCCTGCCGGCGCCTCGACATGGGCGCCCGTCGGCGCGGCAGCCTCGGCAAGCGGCTGCTGGACGTCGTGGTGTCCGGGGCGCTGCTGCTGCTGGTGAGTCCGCTGCTGCTGCTGTGCGCGGCCGTGCTGCGGCTGACCGACGGACCCGGGGTGGTCTTCCGGCAGGAGCGCATCGGCAAGGACGGCCGGCCCTTCACCCTGCTGAAGTTCCGCACCCACCGCCCGGTCGACGAGCACGAGTCGGCGACCCGCTGGAGCGTGGCCGGGGAACGCGAGATGAGCCGTTTCTGCCGCTTTCTGCGCCAGACCTCGCTGGACGAGCTGCTCCAGTTGTGGAACGTCCTGCGCGGCGACATGAGCCTCGTCGGACCGCGCCCCGAACGCCCCTTCTTCGTCGGCCAGTTCAGCCAGACCTACCCGGGTTACGCGGCCCGTCACCGGATGCGGGCCGGCATCACCGGCCTCGCCCAGGTGCAGGGGCTGCGCGGCGACACCTCGATCGAGGACCGGGCCCGTTTCGACAACGCGTACATCGACAACTGGTCGCTGTGGCAGGACGTGTGCATCCTGCTGCGCACCGCGGCCGCCCTCGTGCGACCGACCGGGAGCTGA
- the murJ gene encoding murein biosynthesis integral membrane protein MurJ, with protein MTVTPPRTPRADGPVSVPPARSAARSGETDPEAAGEAGELPAASSGFLAKAALVTAALSVAGALLGLVRDQALARLFGAGSDTDAFLVAWTVPEFAATLLIEDGLAFALIPAFSMALARRSQGAPGDPVRALVAGTLPRLSLAFVAVGALLVGAAPQVVDVLAPGLPDPALAVDCTRLTATCAVTFGLAGYCSAALRAHRRYVAPAAIYVAYNVGIVTGMYVLGGRWGVRSAAAGVAVGGLLMVLVQLPSLIGRLRRGRTATVGPVGQEEPRPLDTELLATVLLFALCRQSQTLIERFLASQLPAGAISHLNYAQKVAQMPMILSVMVCTVTFPVVARALAEGDAERARNRVERDLALASCIVLLGTAAVVACAPQIVELLFQRGAFTSGDTLATAGVMRVYALGLLGQTLVGVLVRSYFSGGRGSWYPVGAMAGGIVVTSWIGALSVGAWGVYGIAVANATGITVTALVLLAGMGPRNVPIGVRGVLRELSRPVRAAVVATLAGALAAMRFADPVRALAVGGLTVTVVFLLVGRALGAQGIVSAFRSVRSATRKLSHGRS; from the coding sequence ATGACCGTGACGCCTCCTCGGACACCCCGCGCGGACGGGCCCGTGTCCGTGCCGCCCGCGCGGTCCGCCGCCCGGTCCGGGGAGACGGACCCCGAGGCTGCCGGAGAGGCGGGCGAACTCCCCGCCGCCTCCAGTGGTTTCCTCGCCAAGGCCGCGCTCGTCACCGCCGCCCTGTCCGTCGCCGGGGCCCTGCTCGGGCTGGTCCGGGACCAGGCGCTGGCGCGGCTCTTCGGGGCGGGCAGCGACACCGACGCCTTCCTCGTCGCGTGGACGGTGCCCGAGTTCGCGGCCACGCTGCTGATCGAGGACGGACTGGCGTTCGCCCTCATCCCGGCGTTCAGCATGGCGCTGGCCCGCCGTTCCCAGGGCGCGCCCGGCGACCCGGTCCGGGCGCTGGTCGCGGGCACGCTGCCCCGGCTGTCGCTGGCGTTCGTCGCGGTGGGCGCGCTGCTCGTCGGCGCCGCCCCGCAGGTCGTCGACGTCCTCGCGCCCGGCCTCCCCGACCCGGCGCTCGCCGTCGACTGCACCCGGCTCACCGCGACCTGCGCGGTGACCTTCGGCCTGGCCGGGTACTGCAGCGCGGCCCTGCGCGCCCACCGGCGGTACGTGGCGCCCGCGGCGATCTACGTGGCCTACAACGTCGGCATCGTCACCGGGATGTACGTGCTGGGCGGGCGCTGGGGCGTGCGGTCGGCGGCGGCCGGGGTGGCGGTGGGCGGGCTGCTGATGGTCCTCGTGCAGCTGCCCTCGCTCATCGGCCGGCTCCGCAGGGGGCGGACGGCCACGGTGGGGCCCGTCGGACAGGAGGAGCCCCGGCCGCTGGACACCGAGCTGCTGGCGACCGTCCTGCTCTTCGCGCTGTGCCGGCAGTCCCAGACGCTCATCGAGCGCTTCCTCGCCTCCCAGCTTCCGGCGGGGGCGATCTCGCACCTCAACTACGCGCAGAAGGTCGCGCAGATGCCGATGATCCTGTCGGTGATGGTGTGCACGGTGACCTTCCCGGTCGTCGCGCGGGCGCTGGCCGAGGGGGACGCCGAGCGGGCCCGCAACCGGGTGGAGCGGGATCTGGCGCTGGCCTCGTGCATCGTGCTGCTGGGCACCGCCGCGGTCGTGGCGTGCGCCCCGCAGATCGTCGAACTGCTCTTCCAGCGCGGCGCGTTCACCAGCGGGGACACGCTGGCGACGGCGGGCGTCATGCGGGTGTACGCGCTCGGGCTGCTCGGCCAGACCCTGGTGGGCGTGCTGGTCCGCTCGTACTTCTCGGGGGGCCGCGGCTCCTGGTACCCGGTCGGCGCGATGGCCGGCGGGATCGTCGTGACGTCTTGGATCGGCGCGTTGAGCGTCGGCGCCTGGGGCGTGTACGGCATCGCCGTCGCCAACGCGACCGGTATCACCGTCACCGCCCTGGTGCTGCTGGCCGGCATGGGTCCGCGCAACGTCCCGATCGGTGTCCGGGGCGTGCTGCGCGAGCTGAGCCGGCCGGTGCGGGCGGCCGTGGTGGCGACCCTCGCGGGGGCGCTCGCCGCCATGCGGTTCGCCGACCCGGTGCGCGCGCTCGCCGTCGGGGGCCTCACCGTGACCGTCGTCTTCCTGCTGGTGGGCCGGGCCCTGGGCGCCCAGGGCATCGTCTCCGCCTTCCGTTCCGTACGTTCCGCGACCCGAAAGCTCTCCCATGGCCGCTCCTGA
- a CDS encoding polysaccharide deacetylase family protein codes for MAAPDLTRAPVPWVAMYHSVSDCSDDPYRITVTPGRLEQQLAWLRRRGLRGVSMAELLAARARGEGRDLVGLTFDDGYADFLTGALPVLRRQGCNATLFVLPGRLGGDNAWDPLGPRKPLLTADGIRRAAAEGVEIGSHGLTHVDLTRADDSTLKAETVESRAALAALLGTEIDGFCYPYGTVDRRAVDAVDEAGYSYACAIDPGPLNGPLAFPRVHVGQGDDTVRLFLKYRLHRLRRRPVEGLR; via the coding sequence ATGGCCGCTCCTGACCTCACCCGCGCCCCCGTCCCGTGGGTGGCGATGTACCACTCCGTGAGCGACTGCTCCGACGACCCCTACCGCATCACCGTGACCCCCGGACGGTTGGAGCAGCAGCTGGCGTGGCTGCGCCGGCGTGGACTGCGCGGCGTCTCCATGGCGGAGCTGCTGGCCGCCCGCGCCCGGGGCGAGGGCCGCGACCTGGTGGGCCTCACCTTCGACGACGGCTACGCCGACTTCCTCACCGGGGCGCTGCCGGTGCTGCGCCGGCAGGGCTGCAACGCCACCCTGTTCGTGCTGCCCGGCCGGCTCGGCGGCGACAACGCCTGGGACCCGCTGGGTCCGCGCAAACCCCTGCTGACCGCCGACGGGATCCGCCGCGCGGCCGCTGAGGGCGTCGAGATCGGCTCGCACGGCCTCACCCACGTCGACCTGACCCGGGCCGACGACAGCACCCTGAAGGCGGAGACGGTCGAGAGCCGAGCCGCCCTCGCCGCCCTCCTCGGGACCGAGATCGACGGCTTCTGCTACCCGTACGGCACGGTCGACCGGCGTGCCGTGGACGCCGTGGACGAGGCCGGCTACTCCTACGCCTGCGCGATCGACCCCGGCCCGCTGAACGGCCCGCTCGCCTTCCCGCGGGTCCATGTCGGGCAGGGCGACGACACCGTCCGGCTGTTCCTGAAGTACCGCCTGCACCGGTTGCGCCGGCGTCCCGTCGAGGGGCTGCGGTGA
- a CDS encoding glycosyltransferase: MKALHIITGLGVGGAEQQLRLLLRHLPVDCEVVTLTNPGSVADGLAEDGVKVVHLGMAGNRDLGALPRLVRVVRSGGYDLVHTHLYRACVYGRLAARLAGVRAVVATEHSLGESQLEGRPLTAGVRALYLASERLGRTTVAVSPTVADRLRGWGVPEPRIEVVPNGIDLARFRFDPAARLRTRRRLGLPDDACVVGGVGRLTAGKRFDVVIRALARLPSDHWLLLVGGGPEENVLRRVAQEAQVADRVLFAGERPYVADGSPGPDLPSLACAMDVFVSPSAEETFGLAVVEALASGLPVLYASCPAIEQLPARAAPGARRVTGGADAFVRALSEVRAPAPGPRAAPEAALHYDIARSAAQLMDVYATTVSGPPQSSSASPTPQGVSSP; the protein is encoded by the coding sequence GTGAAGGCGCTGCACATCATCACGGGGCTGGGCGTGGGCGGCGCCGAGCAGCAGTTGCGGCTGCTGCTGCGGCATCTGCCGGTCGACTGCGAGGTGGTGACGCTGACCAACCCGGGGTCGGTGGCCGACGGGCTCGCCGAGGACGGCGTCAAGGTCGTCCATCTGGGCATGGCCGGCAACCGCGACCTGGGCGCGCTGCCGCGGCTGGTCCGGGTGGTCCGCTCCGGGGGCTACGACCTCGTGCACACGCATCTGTACCGGGCCTGCGTCTACGGCCGGCTGGCCGCGCGGCTCGCCGGGGTCCGCGCGGTGGTGGCCACCGAACACTCCCTGGGCGAGTCTCAGTTGGAGGGCCGGCCGCTGACCGCCGGGGTGCGCGCGCTGTATCTGGCCAGCGAGCGGCTGGGCCGCACCACGGTCGCCGTCTCCCCCACGGTCGCCGACCGGCTGCGCGGCTGGGGTGTGCCGGAGCCGCGGATCGAGGTCGTCCCCAACGGCATCGACCTGGCCCGCTTCCGCTTCGATCCGGCGGCCCGGCTGCGCACCCGCCGGCGTCTCGGGCTGCCCGACGACGCCTGTGTGGTGGGCGGTGTGGGACGCCTGACGGCCGGCAAACGCTTCGACGTCGTCATCCGCGCACTGGCCCGGCTCCCGTCGGACCACTGGCTGCTGCTGGTCGGCGGCGGCCCGGAGGAGAACGTGCTGCGGCGCGTCGCGCAGGAGGCCCAGGTCGCCGACCGGGTGCTGTTCGCCGGCGAGCGCCCCTATGTGGCGGACGGCTCTCCCGGCCCCGACCTGCCCTCCCTCGCCTGTGCCATGGACGTGTTCGTCTCGCCGTCCGCCGAGGAGACCTTCGGGCTGGCCGTTGTGGAGGCGCTGGCGTCGGGATTGCCCGTGCTCTACGCCTCCTGTCCCGCGATCGAGCAGTTGCCCGCGCGGGCGGCGCCGGGCGCGCGCCGGGTGACCGGCGGCGCCGACGCGTTCGTCCGGGCGCTGTCCGAGGTCCGCGCGCCCGCCCCGGGTCCGCGCGCCGCGCCCGAGGCGGCGCTCCACTACGACATCGCCCGCAGCGCCGCCCAGCTGATGGACGTGTACGCGACCACCGTTTCCGGACCACCCCAGTCGTCCTCCGCTTCCCCTACACCCCAGGGAGTCAGTTCCCCATGA
- a CDS encoding lipopolysaccharide biosynthesis protein has protein sequence MTENPRRPAAPRRAKSLPPWALLAAGVVVGGALGGAYGVVKPPVYTATAYVVAVPTAKSDPASALGFAQAYGRVATQLAVLGDAQVWAGVPVRTLQQSVQTATSPDAPMVSITATSPRADLAADMANAVSRSLTQHAKSSQATTNVELQQFARAVKPTGPSSPSPVLTGAVGASAGGLLGGLVLLVRPKKRTQDEGALPAAVPGPALAAEAHGAL, from the coding sequence ATGACCGAGAACCCTCGCCGTCCCGCCGCCCCGCGCCGCGCCAAGTCGCTCCCGCCCTGGGCCCTGCTCGCGGCCGGAGTCGTCGTCGGCGGCGCGCTCGGCGGTGCCTACGGTGTCGTCAAGCCGCCCGTGTACACGGCCACCGCCTATGTCGTCGCCGTCCCCACGGCGAAGTCCGACCCGGCTTCGGCGCTCGGCTTCGCGCAGGCCTACGGCCGGGTCGCCACCCAGCTCGCGGTGCTCGGGGACGCGCAGGTGTGGGCCGGCGTGCCGGTGAGAACACTTCAGCAGAGCGTGCAGACGGCGACCTCGCCGGACGCCCCGATGGTCTCGATCACGGCGACCTCGCCGCGCGCCGACCTGGCCGCCGACATGGCCAACGCGGTGTCCCGCTCGCTGACCCAGCACGCGAAGAGCTCCCAGGCCACCACCAACGTCGAACTCCAGCAGTTCGCCCGCGCGGTGAAGCCGACCGGGCCCTCCTCGCCGTCCCCCGTGCTGACCGGGGCGGTGGGGGCGAGCGCGGGCGGACTGCTCGGCGGGCTGGTCCTGCTGGTGCGGCCGAAGAAGCGTACGCAGGACGAGGGGGCGCTCCCCGCCGCCGTCCCCGGGCCGGCCCTCGCCGCCGAAGCCCACGGGGCGCTGTGA